The following proteins are co-located in the Neodiprion virginianus isolate iyNeoVirg1 chromosome 6, iyNeoVirg1.1, whole genome shotgun sequence genome:
- the LOC124306941 gene encoding uncharacterized protein LOC124306941, which yields MPADVAMHTNFLQFTSKTSLADSNVDSCWNTENMSGYMTLVGPNGHRQGVQVKVYRTSVEHFAVIYPQKKVCRPLGVLNLRNTTIERFGDEGFLVRQKGFDSPVALTFLVECKKELDYWILAFTARNSPLMHQSSLPIVEEEEI from the coding sequence atGCCGGCCGACGTAGCGATGCACACCAACTTCCTGCAGTTCACCAGCAAGACCAGCCTGGCCGATTCGAACGTCGACTCGTGCTGGAACACGGAGAACATGAGCGGGTACATGACCCTCGTGGGTCCGAACGGACACCGGCAGGGCGTCCAAGTCAAGGTGTACCGAACCAGCGTCGAACACTTCGCGGTGATCTATCCCCAGAAGAAGGTCTGCCGTCCGTTGGGTGTCCTGAACCTCCGTAACACGACGATCGAGCGTTTCGGCGACGAGGGATTTCTCGTTCGGCAAAAGGGTTTCGACTCCCCGGTAGCCCTGACCTTCCTCGTCGAGTGTAAGAAGGAGCTGGACTACTGGATCCTCGCCTTCACCGCCCGCAACAGTCCGCTGATGCACCAGAGCAGTTTGCCGATAGTCGAAGAGGAGGAGATATAA